A region of Mammaliicoccus sp. Dog046 DNA encodes the following proteins:
- a CDS encoding DUF1516 family protein → MIHFHIFSWLVMIILFFVVYMKVTNKPVHMVLRLFMVFVLISGIYLFIQAMGINGMLYGIKLLLGIAVLGLIEVTIAKKKKNKNSNGLLIATVLVMILTILLGSYLPMGVLHFG, encoded by the coding sequence ATGATACATTTCCATATATTTAGCTGGTTAGTAATGATTATATTATTCTTTGTCGTTTATATGAAAGTTACAAACAAACCAGTACATATGGTATTAAGATTATTCATGGTATTTGTTTTAATTTCAGGTATCTATTTATTTATTCAAGCTATGGGTATAAATGGTATGCTATATGGAATTAAACTTCTTCTTGGTATAGCAGTATTAGGACTGATTGAAGTTACAATCGCTAAGAAGAAAAAGAATAAAAACAGCAATGGATTATTAATTGCGACTGTCCTTGTAATGATTTTAACTATCTTACTTGGCAGTTATTTACCAATGGGTGTATTACACTTTGGTTAA